The Haloterrigena turkmenica DSM 5511 genome includes the window CGCGTTCGACGGCAACAGATCCGTGTGGACGACGGCGCGGTACTGTTCGTTCGTCGCGGCCTCGAGTCGGCCGAGGAAGGCGGTGCCGTCGGCGACGCTGTCGGGAAGTTCGAAGGCGTCGTCGCCGTCCTCGTCGCGCTGCTTACAGCGCTTGACGAACGAGAGCAGCGTCGGATAGGTTCCCGGTCGAGCGTAGACGACGCCGATCTCTTCGTCGACCTGCTCGGCCCAGTGGTCGACGATCGCCTCCGTCTCGAGTCGCGGCTTCCGCTGTTGCTCGGCCAACTCCGCCGCGTCGATATCGGTCTCGCCGAGGACCTGATCGAAGGCCGCCTCGAGTTCCTCGGCGTCGTCGGCGGGCGACGGCGCGTCGGCGTCGGCCGCGAGCAACTCGCGGAACGCCTCGATCTCCGACCGTCGGACGGCGACGGGGTAGACGAAGTCGTGGGTCTCCTTCGGCAGTTTGTACGACCGCCCCTCGACGCCGCTCTCGCCGGGACCCGATTCGCCCAGCATCAACTCGAGTATGCCCATACCTGAAAGAGACACCGGAAGTCGAATAAGTGTTCCGTGGCCGTCTCGCGGTTCGAGATCGGGATCGACGTCCGGTTCGGGACCGCTATCCATCGCCCGTCGCGAGTCGCCGCCGGCTCACCACTCGGCACCGAGCGCCGACTTCACGCCGCCGAACTCGCTCGCGGTCGTCCACGTCCGGCCGCTCGCCGCGTGTTCGACCTCGTAGGCGCCGCCGCAGGCGCCACAGCGGTACCGGTCGGGCGCCTTCACGGGCTTCGAGGCGCGGTGGCGCCGCGCCTCCCAGTTGCAGTCGTCGTCGCGACAGCGGAGGACGTATCGGGGGTCCGAAAACGACTCGCAGTGACGCGGCGCCTCGAGTTCGGCCGCCCGCTCGCGAAAGCGCGGTCCGTGTCCCGACTCGCCGAACCGCTGGAACTCCCAGGCGTGGACGAGTTCGTGTCGGACGACGCCGGCGAACGTCTCCCAGTCGTACCGCCGGTAGGCCGCCCGCGTGAGTACGATCGTCGCCGCCTCGCGGTCGGCGTCCCAGCGACACGCCCCGGCGCGGCGGCGAGCGCGCGTCGAGACGTCCCACTCGAGGGCGTCGCGGTCGATCTCGAGGTCGTGGGACGCGAGGACCTCACGAGCGTGGATCCGCGCGCGGGCGACGATTTCGTCGTCG containing:
- a CDS encoding SprT family zinc-dependent metalloprotease; protein product: MTDEDALTIDDEIVARARIHAREVLASHDLEIDRDALEWDVSTRARRRAGACRWDADREAATIVLTRAAYRRYDWETFAGVVRHELVHAWEFQRFGESGHGPRFRERAAELEAPRHCESFSDPRYVLRCRDDDCNWEARRHRASKPVKAPDRYRCGACGGAYEVEHAASGRTWTTASEFGGVKSALGAEW